The Sporosarcina luteola DNA window TATAGGCCGCGAAATTAAGAAGATTCGGAGCGAACATAAATTGTCCCAGGAGGAGTTTGCCGATCGGATCAATCAAAAGCTAGGTCTCTCGATTACAAAAGGGATGGTATCGAAGTGGGAGTCCGATTCAATCGAACCGAAAACGAGGATGATAAAGGCGATTGCGGAGACATTCCATGTTTCATTAGATCAGATGCTTGGATTGAAAGTGCCGGAAACGCCATCGACGGTTGAAACGATTGCCGCCCATTTCGATGATGATCTGACCGAGGAAGAGCTGGCGGACATAAAAAAGTACATCCAATTCATCAAGTCTCAACGAAAGTGAGGTGGTTCCATGACCTATGAATCCCTGATTGCCCAATACCCCCATTTGGTCATCAAGGAAGTCAAAACACTCCCATCCGGTCTTGCTGGCCTTTATATGGACGAAGTCGTACTCATTGATAAAAATCGGAGCCATTATGAAAAACACTGCATTTTGGCGGAGGAAATCGGCCATTATGAAACAACCTATGGCGATATTACGGATCTTAAGAAGTTGACGAATTTGAAGTTGGAGCTGGCTGCGAGGAGATGGGGATATGAAAAAATCGTTTCGTTGGATAAATTGATCGAATGCTATGAATCGGGTTTTAAGACGGTTGAGGAAGTGTGCACGCATCTTGAGGTGACGGAGGAATATTTGATGACGTCCATTGCCCATTACCATTCGCGGTTTGGCGTATCGACAATTCATGAGGGATATGAGATTTTCTTTGATCCACTTTATTTGCGAAAGCTGTAATTTTTTTTAGATTCGAAACGAACATACGTTTCCTTTAGAAGCTGAAAAAGACCAAATCCATTTGAGGTTTGGTCTTTTCCCGAAGGTCATAGCGCTTAGGCATGATTGTGGATTTGGATTCATGAGCGAATGCAGCGATTTATCATCACTTATACAGATTTATGAGCGTTTGCCGAGATTTATGAGCGTTTGCCGAGATTTATGAGCTTTGCCGATATCATGTTCCGCAAAACGTCCTGTATGGGGTTGTCGCCGCAGACGGCGCGACGTATTTCTCTTGTTCAGCCGAGTAAGCGTACGGGTCTTCAAGCGCGTTAAGCAATTCTGCCATTACGGCGAAGTCCCCTTCGATTGCCGCATCCAATGCTTCTTCCACGCGGTGGTTACGCGGGATAATGGATGGATTATTCTCTTGCATCAGCTGCTTGACGGCAGCTTCCGACTCCGGTTGCCTTTCCAACCTTGCCTTCCAGCTATCCTGCCACTTGTTGAACTCAGGTGTCTTGCACATCGGCAACGCGCTCAGATCACCAATTGTCAGTGTACGGAACGTATTCGTGTAATCCGCCTGATTGTCTTTCATAATCCGTAACAGATCCTTCACGAACGTTTCGTCTTCCTCTTCTTCATTGAACAAACCGAGCTTGCTTCTCATGCCTTTAAGCCAATGCCCATAATACGTCCTCGCATACCCAGAAAGCGTTTGTTGCGCAATGTGGACAGCTTTTTCCTGATCTTCATCGAAGAGCGGCAAAAGCGTTTCGGCAAATCGCGAGAGATTCCATTCTGCAATTCCGGGTTGATTGCCGTACGCATAGCGGCCTTGCCGATCGATGGAGCTGAAGACGGTCGCCGGATCATACGTGTCCATGAAGGCACAAGGTCCATAGTCGATCGTTTCGCCGCTAATTGTCATATTGTCCGTATTCATGACACCGTGAATGAAACCGACCAGTTGCCATTTGGCAATTAACGACGCTTGCCTTTCCATCACTTTTTGCAACAATGACACGTAAGGATTCGGGTCATTGGCCACTTCCGGATAATGTCTTTCAATCGTGTAGTCCGCTAACGTACGTAAATCCTCAACAACTTCACGCGCCGCCGCGTACTGGAACGTGCCGACACGGATGTGGCTTGCCGCAACACGCGTCAAAACAGCTCCTTCAAGCGTCTCCTCACGATAGACGGGTGCTCCCGTCACAGCTACCGCTAGACTCCGCGTCGTCGGGATGCCGAGCGCATGCATTGCCTCACTAATGATGAATTCACGCACCATCGGTCCAAGCCCCGCCCGGCCATCGCCTCCACGGGAAAACGGCGTCTTGCCTGAACCTTTCAGCTGTATATCGAACCGCTTTCCTTCAGGTGTCATCTGTTCGCCAAGCAGCACGGCCCGTCCATCCCCGAGCATCGTAAAGTGTCCGAATTGGTGTCCGGCATATGCTTGTGCAATCGGTTCTGCGCCTTCAGGCATCATATTTCCTGCAAAAATCTCTGCGCCTTCTTCGCTTTCCAATAATTCGGCATCCAGTCCGAGCGATT harbors:
- a CDS encoding helix-turn-helix domain-containing protein, yielding MYSIGREIKKIRSEHKLSQEEFADRINQKLGLSITKGMVSKWESDSIEPKTRMIKAIAETFHVSLDQMLGLKVPETPSTVETIAAHFDDDLTEEELADIKKYIQFIKSQRK
- a CDS encoding ImmA/IrrE family metallo-endopeptidase is translated as MTYESLIAQYPHLVIKEVKTLPSGLAGLYMDEVVLIDKNRSHYEKHCILAEEIGHYETTYGDITDLKKLTNLKLELAARRWGYEKIVSLDKLIECYESGFKTVEEVCTHLEVTEEYLMTSIAHYHSRFGVSTIHEGYEIFFDPLYLRKL
- a CDS encoding protein adenylyltransferase SelO, with protein sequence MTERKGFGWRFDNSYTRLPEPFYAETNPEEAPSPELVVFNQPLAESLGLDAELLESEEGAEIFAGNMMPEGAEPIAQAYAGHQFGHFTMLGDGRAVLLGEQMTPEGKRFDIQLKGSGKTPFSRGGDGRAGLGPMVREFIISEAMHALGIPTTRSLAVAVTGAPVYREETLEGAVLTRVAASHIRVGTFQYAAAREVVEDLRTLADYTIERHYPEVANDPNPYVSLLQKVMERQASLIAKWQLVGFIHGVMNTDNMTISGETIDYGPCAFMDTYDPATVFSSIDRQGRYAYGNQPGIAEWNLSRFAETLLPLFDEDQEKAVHIAQQTLSGYARTYYGHWLKGMRSKLGLFNEEEEDETFVKDLLRIMKDNQADYTNTFRTLTIGDLSALPMCKTPEFNKWQDSWKARLERQPESEAAVKQLMQENNPSIIPRNHRVEEALDAAIEGDFAVMAELLNALEDPYAYSAEQEKYVAPSAATTPYRTFCGT